The Pyrus communis chromosome 5, drPyrComm1.1, whole genome shotgun sequence region AGTGCGTACGGTACTAGTTAGTACCAACGAGGAATTGCGTTGTATGTGGTAAACACGTTCAAAGCAATACAATAAATTTATTTCTTTCACCTATGAGTGCTAAGTTTTTTGAAAAATGCTCAAAATAGTTCATGGGTGTCGCTCTATACTTGCTGGTCTTAAGGTAGTGATGATTAAGTATGTGATTCTATAACTCTGCCCGATTAAGGGAAATGTGTCAGATTGGAAATGGAATTGTAAAAGGCAAATGTAAGATGAGCGATTTGGTTGTTAATTGTTATTGTGTATAGTTAGATAGGTAGCATGGTGAGTAGTTGGACTAGAGGCGTAAAGAaagttgttttttgttttgaataacTCTTAACTGGCTAATCAGAGAAAACAAATGTAATCTCTGGTGGTATGTGAAACAATTGTATCACTATATAGGCAACTTTCAGGACTGCAGAACAATGAAAAAACAGTATGTGAAACTTGAACATGCCGAGCTGGGCAGGAGCATCAGCTGATCTTGTTCAAATGGGTATGCAAATAGGAACATTTAAGATCAGCTGCTGCCCCTTCCCAGCTGCTGTAGAACTAAACAGTTTTATAAAGACATTTTCGGTTGTTGGTCAGGAAAGAATTAGCTGGGCCTCCTCACTGTTCAATTTCTGCACTTTTATATTTGTTCCTCAAGGAAGGGGTTCTAAGGATAAGGACACTTGCTTTCAGCAGTGAATATACTGACCGACATACGCTTTTTTATTTGGTTCCTAGCTATGAGGTCCTTCTCTTTGTTGGTATGTTGATCATACACAAAACAACAGATATTTTAGTAAATTCTTCCGTCTGGTAACTTAGACAGTTCACTTTTTTACTTTTAACTTCATCTACTCGCATAAAATTTACCGGCTTCACTAACTATCTAGTATATTTTGAACAACTTACCACAGGTTTATGATGTGACCCCTTTTTTGGAGGAACACCCTGGAGGTGATGAAGTCTTGCTATTAGCAGTTGGTAAGATTGTAGATTTCAGCTAGACAATTTATCTTTTATGTTTCCGACTGTTTTTTCTTTACTAGTTAGAGTATGTGAACGTTTATGTGTGGTAATTAGAACTTTGTTTGAACATCTTGCAGAAAAAGATGCAACAGATGACTTTAATGATGTCGGCCACAGTGATTCCGCGAGGGAGCAGATGGAAAAATTCTACGTAGGCAAGGTTGACACATCCACCATTCCGGCACAGCCAAATTACAAGCTTCCTGCTCAAGCAG contains the following coding sequences:
- the LOC137735062 gene encoding cytochrome b5-like, whose protein sequence is MGSKSQLFHYDEVAKHNHKKDCWIIISGKVYDVTPFLEEHPGGDEVLLLAVEKDATDDFNDVGHSDSAREQMEKFYVGKVDTSTIPAQPNYKLPAQAAAQSEQSSGLLVKLLQFLLPLLIMGAAFALQYYNKK